One window from the genome of Streptomyces sp. WZ-12 encodes:
- a CDS encoding ArsR/SmtB family transcription factor, translating to MNGETRLLAPLVPSRGYFPDFLTPAEGLLGMDEALAALRETPAGRLHDELVRLTPVAGRPLPAWIRAMADGETRALGRLAGILQSYHDAAVAPYWHRVQSRIEADRAARGRALLDGGADRLLASLPPMMRWRPPVLEADYPVDRDLHLGGRGLLLLPSYFCRRTPVTFYNPDLTPVLVYPVEHPAPRLTRPAPPDRSLGRLVGQTRSAILHGIGVGCTTSELARRVDVSLASASQHATVLRDAGLLSTLRQGNAVLHTLTPLGAALLRGARLDGTAAFER from the coding sequence TTGAATGGCGAAACGCGTCTGCTGGCACCGCTGGTGCCCAGCCGCGGCTATTTCCCGGATTTCCTGACGCCCGCGGAGGGCCTGCTCGGCATGGACGAGGCGCTCGCCGCGCTGCGCGAGACGCCCGCCGGCCGGCTGCACGACGAACTCGTCCGGCTCACGCCGGTCGCCGGCCGTCCGCTGCCCGCCTGGATACGCGCCATGGCCGACGGCGAGACCCGGGCGCTGGGCCGGCTCGCCGGGATACTGCAGAGCTATCACGACGCCGCCGTCGCCCCCTACTGGCACCGCGTCCAGAGCCGCATAGAGGCCGACCGGGCGGCCCGCGGCCGGGCCCTCCTGGACGGCGGCGCGGACCGGCTGTTGGCGTCGCTGCCCCCGATGATGCGCTGGCGCCCGCCCGTCCTGGAGGCCGACTACCCGGTCGACCGGGACCTCCATCTGGGCGGTCGGGGGCTGCTCCTGCTGCCCTCGTACTTCTGCCGCCGCACCCCGGTCACCTTCTACAACCCCGACCTGACGCCCGTCCTGGTCTACCCGGTCGAGCACCCGGCGCCCCGGCTCACCCGGCCCGCCCCGCCGGACCGTTCGCTGGGCCGCCTCGTGGGCCAGACCCGCTCGGCGATCCTGCACGGCATCGGCGTCGGCTGCACCACCAGCGAACTCGCCCGCCGGGTCGACGTCTCGCTGGCCTCCGCCAGCCAACACGCCACCGTCCTGCGGGACGCCGGCCTGCTCTCCACGCTGCGCCAGGGCAACGCCGTGCTGCACACCCTGACGCCGCTGGGCGCCGCACTGCTGCGCGGCGCCCGCCTCGACGGGACGGCGGCCTTCGAGCGGTGA
- the ppdK gene encoding pyruvate, phosphate dikinase, with protein MPETQDPHVSQSSSAKFVYDFTEGNKDLKDLLGGKGANLAEMTNLGLPVPPGFTITTEACKVYLESGSEPAALRAEVSEHLDALERTMEKKLGQADDPLLVSVRSGAKFSMPGMMDTVLNIGLSDASVSGLAAQAGDERFAWDSYRRLIQMFGKTVLGVDGELFEEALEEAKHAKGVTVDVDLEAADLRELVGQFKQIVTKETGREFPQDPREQMDLAVRAVFESWNTDRAKLYRRQERIPGDLGTAVNVCSMVFGNLGPDSGTGVAFTRDPASGHQGVYGDYLQNAQGEDVVAGIRNTVPLAELESIDKASYDELMRIMETLETHYKDLCDIEFTIERGKLWMLQTRVGKRTAGAAFRIATQLVDQGLIDEAEALQRVTGAQLAQLMFPRFDLDAQSELIGRGIAASPGAAVGKAVFDSYTAVKWSRSGEKVILIRRETNPDDLNGMIAAEGILTSRGGKTSHAAVVARGMGKTCVCGAEELQVDTKARRLTTSDGTVIEEGDVVSVDGSTGKVYAGEVPVVPSPVVEYFEGRMHAGADDADELVQAVHRIMAYADRVRRLRVRANADNAEDAARARRFGAQGIGLCRTEHMFLGERREMVERLILADTDADKDAALAELLPLQKADFIELFEAMDGLPVTVRLLDPPLHEFLPDITDLSVRVALAEARHEKHENDLRLLQAVHKLHEQNPMLGLRGVRLGLVIPGLFAMQVRAIAEAAAERKNAKGDPRAEIMIPLVGTVQELEIVREEAEQVIAEVEKARGVSLRLTLGTMIELPRAALTAGQIAESADFFSFGTNDLTQTVWGFSRDDVEASFFTAYLEKGIFGVSPFETIDRDGVGSLVRSAAAAGRATRPDLKLGVCGEHGGDPDSVHFFHEVGLDYVSCSPFRIPVARLEAGRAAAVSAGPKGSDSR; from the coding sequence GTGCCGGAAACACAAGATCCCCACGTCAGCCAGTCTTCCTCAGCGAAGTTCGTCTACGACTTCACCGAGGGGAACAAGGACCTCAAGGACCTCCTCGGTGGCAAGGGCGCCAACCTCGCGGAGATGACCAACCTGGGGCTTCCCGTCCCGCCCGGCTTCACGATCACCACCGAAGCCTGCAAGGTCTACCTGGAGAGCGGCAGCGAGCCGGCGGCACTGCGTGCCGAGGTCTCCGAGCATCTCGACGCCCTTGAGCGGACGATGGAGAAGAAGCTGGGGCAGGCCGACGACCCTCTGCTGGTATCGGTGCGATCCGGGGCAAAGTTCTCCATGCCCGGCATGATGGACACCGTCTTGAACATCGGCCTCTCCGACGCGTCGGTTTCCGGCCTCGCCGCGCAGGCCGGCGACGAGCGGTTCGCCTGGGACTCCTACCGGCGCCTGATCCAGATGTTCGGCAAGACCGTGCTGGGCGTCGACGGCGAGCTCTTCGAGGAGGCGCTGGAGGAGGCCAAGCACGCCAAGGGCGTCACCGTCGACGTGGACCTCGAAGCCGCCGATCTGCGGGAACTGGTCGGCCAGTTCAAGCAGATCGTCACCAAGGAGACCGGCCGGGAGTTCCCGCAGGATCCGCGCGAGCAGATGGACCTCGCGGTCCGCGCGGTCTTCGAATCCTGGAACACCGACCGCGCCAAGCTCTACCGCCGTCAGGAGCGCATCCCCGGCGACCTCGGCACCGCGGTCAACGTCTGCTCCATGGTCTTCGGCAACCTCGGCCCCGACTCCGGCACCGGCGTCGCCTTCACCCGCGACCCGGCCAGCGGCCACCAGGGCGTCTACGGCGACTACTTGCAGAACGCGCAGGGCGAGGACGTCGTCGCCGGCATCCGCAACACCGTGCCGCTCGCCGAGCTGGAGTCGATCGACAAGGCGTCGTACGACGAGCTGATGCGGATCATGGAGACGCTCGAAACGCACTACAAGGACCTGTGCGACATCGAGTTCACCATCGAGCGCGGCAAGCTGTGGATGCTCCAGACCCGGGTCGGCAAGCGCACCGCCGGCGCCGCCTTCCGGATCGCCACCCAACTCGTCGACCAGGGCCTGATCGACGAGGCGGAGGCCCTCCAGCGGGTCACCGGCGCGCAGTTGGCGCAGCTGATGTTCCCCCGCTTCGACCTCGACGCGCAGTCCGAGCTGATCGGCCGCGGCATCGCCGCCTCCCCGGGCGCGGCGGTCGGCAAGGCCGTCTTCGACTCCTACACCGCCGTCAAGTGGTCGCGCTCCGGCGAGAAGGTCATCCTGATCCGCCGCGAGACCAACCCCGACGACCTCAACGGCATGATCGCCGCCGAGGGCATCCTCACCTCCCGCGGCGGCAAGACCTCGCACGCCGCCGTCGTCGCCCGCGGCATGGGCAAGACCTGCGTCTGCGGCGCGGAGGAGCTCCAGGTCGACACCAAGGCCCGCCGGTTGACCACCTCCGACGGCACCGTCATCGAGGAGGGCGACGTCGTCTCCGTCGACGGCTCCACCGGCAAGGTCTACGCCGGTGAGGTCCCGGTCGTGCCGTCCCCGGTCGTGGAGTACTTCGAGGGCCGGATGCACGCCGGCGCCGACGACGCCGACGAGCTGGTGCAGGCCGTGCACCGGATCATGGCCTACGCGGACCGGGTCCGCCGGCTGCGGGTCCGCGCCAACGCCGACAACGCCGAGGACGCCGCCCGCGCCCGCCGGTTCGGCGCCCAGGGCATCGGCCTGTGCCGCACCGAGCACATGTTCCTCGGCGAGCGCCGGGAGATGGTCGAGCGGCTGATCCTGGCCGACACCGACGCCGACAAGGACGCCGCCCTCGCCGAGCTGCTGCCGCTCCAGAAGGCCGACTTCATCGAGCTGTTCGAGGCGATGGACGGCCTGCCCGTCACCGTCCGGCTGCTCGACCCGCCGCTGCACGAGTTCCTGCCCGACATCACCGACCTCTCGGTCCGGGTCGCGCTCGCCGAGGCCCGCCACGAGAAGCACGAGAACGACCTCCGCCTCCTCCAGGCCGTGCACAAGCTGCACGAGCAGAACCCGATGCTGGGCCTGCGCGGCGTCCGCCTCGGCCTGGTCATCCCCGGCCTGTTCGCCATGCAGGTGCGGGCCATCGCGGAGGCCGCGGCCGAACGGAAGAACGCCAAGGGCGACCCGCGCGCGGAGATCATGATTCCGCTGGTCGGCACCGTCCAGGAGCTGGAGATCGTCCGCGAGGAGGCCGAGCAGGTCATCGCCGAGGTGGAGAAGGCCCGCGGCGTCAGCCTCAGGCTCACCCTCGGCACCATGATCGAGCTGCCCCGGGCCGCGCTGACGGCCGGCCAGATCGCCGAGTCCGCCGACTTCTTCTCCTTCGGCACCAACGACCTCACCCAGACCGTCTGGGGCTTCTCCCGCGACGACGTGGAGGCCAGCTTCTTCACCGCCTACCTGGAGAAGGGCATCTTCGGGGTCAGCCCGTTCGAGACCATCGACCGGGACGGTGTGGGCTCCCTGGTCCGCAGCGCCGCGGCGGCCGGCCGGGCCACCCGCCCCGACCTCAAGCTGGGCGTCTGCGGCGAGCACGGCGGCGACCCGGACTCGGTCCACTTCTTCCACGAGGTCGGCCTGGACTACGTCTCCTGCTCCCCGTTCCGCATCCCGGTCGCCCGCCTGGAAGCGGGCCGCGCGGCGGCTGTTTCTGCGGGTCCTAAGGGCAGCGACAGCCGCTGA